One Legionella hackeliae DNA segment encodes these proteins:
- the lolB gene encoding lipoprotein insertase outer membrane protein LolB, with amino-acid sequence MNAIKLTLLGSVLLTVACTPRPTTVDATSSYTAPVAKAQATPSDTTTAGVDTSMPANNKMAKFEQTDGNLEQTKTTVEANASTAETAKLAATSSASAITSWEISGAMAARSKSKGWNASVNWLQRGLSQYQIRLFGPLGSGTVLINKKGGLVTLRDGPKTASSSNAEELLKQQTGVRLPVNNLFYWVRGLPAPGHVQSAKRDAANHLLVLKQGGYIIDYGQYTVVGKTVLPSVIRLQGNGIFIKLVIKRWKI; translated from the coding sequence ATGAATGCTATTAAATTAACGTTATTGGGCTCTGTTCTGTTAACTGTTGCATGTACACCTCGCCCAACTACAGTGGACGCAACCTCTTCTTATACCGCTCCTGTGGCTAAAGCGCAAGCGACACCATCCGATACAACAACTGCCGGGGTAGATACATCAATGCCAGCAAACAACAAAATGGCAAAATTTGAGCAAACCGACGGTAATTTAGAACAAACAAAAACTACAGTAGAAGCGAATGCCTCAACTGCAGAAACAGCAAAATTAGCTGCAACTTCTTCTGCAAGTGCAATCACTTCCTGGGAAATTTCGGGCGCCATGGCTGCTCGCAGCAAGAGTAAAGGCTGGAATGCTTCTGTGAATTGGCTTCAACGCGGTTTAAGTCAATATCAAATCCGCCTGTTTGGTCCTTTAGGCAGTGGAACTGTATTAATTAATAAAAAAGGTGGGCTTGTTACTTTACGTGATGGCCCTAAAACAGCGTCCTCTTCAAATGCAGAGGAATTATTAAAACAACAAACCGGTGTCCGCTTGCCAGTAAATAACCTTTTTTATTGGGTTAGAGGCTTACCCGCTCCTGGACATGTACAATCCGCTAAACGTGATGCGGCTAACCACTTACTTGTTTTAAAGCAAGGTGGATATATCATTGATTATGGCCAATACACTGTTGTCGGAAAAACCGTTCTTCCTAGTGTTATTCGGTTACAAGGTAATGGGATCTTTATAAAACTTGTTATAAAACGTTGGAAGATCTAA
- a CDS encoding ribose-phosphate pyrophosphokinase, whose translation MSTMMIFTGNANPELALKIASHLQIPIGQASVGTFSDGETMVEILENVRGRDVFIIQSTCAPANNNLMELMIMADALRRSSAGRITAVVPYFGYARQDRRVRSARVPITAKVVADMMASVGICRVLTVDLHADQIQGFFYMPVDNVYSTPILLEDIKQQNLCNLMVVSPDVGGVVRARAMAKLLNDADLSIIDKRRSGPNKSEVMHIIGEPAGRHCIIIDDIVDTAGTLCSAAYQLKQNGATSVRAYITHPVLSGPAVNNITNSSLDEVVVTDTIPLSEDAKRCKKIRVVSLADMLAQAIKRVNVEESVSSMFAE comes from the coding sequence ATGTCGACAATGATGATCTTTACCGGTAATGCTAACCCAGAGCTGGCTCTTAAAATAGCTTCCCATCTGCAAATCCCTATTGGACAAGCATCCGTAGGTACTTTTAGCGATGGTGAAACCATGGTTGAAATACTTGAAAATGTCCGCGGTCGTGATGTTTTCATTATCCAGTCTACCTGCGCTCCAGCCAATAATAATCTTATGGAGCTGATGATTATGGCCGATGCATTAAGACGGTCGTCAGCAGGAAGAATTACTGCTGTTGTTCCCTATTTTGGCTATGCTCGTCAAGATAGAAGAGTGCGTTCCGCACGCGTCCCCATTACAGCCAAAGTTGTTGCAGATATGATGGCTTCCGTTGGTATTTGCCGCGTCCTTACTGTTGATTTGCACGCGGATCAGATCCAGGGATTTTTCTATATGCCTGTGGATAACGTATACTCAACACCTATTTTGTTGGAAGATATTAAACAACAAAATCTTTGCAACCTTATGGTTGTTTCTCCAGATGTGGGTGGTGTTGTTCGTGCCAGAGCAATGGCAAAACTGCTGAACGATGCAGATTTATCCATTATTGACAAACGACGCAGTGGACCCAACAAATCCGAAGTAATGCATATCATTGGTGAGCCGGCCGGTAGACATTGTATTATTATTGACGATATTGTTGATACTGCCGGAACCCTCTGTTCTGCTGCCTATCAGTTAAAACAAAATGGAGCAACCAGTGTCAGAGCCTATATTACTCATCCCGTTTTATCAGGACCTGCCGTCAATAACATCACCAATTCATCGCTGGATGAGGTGGTTGTTACCGATACAATTCCACTCTCAGAAGATGCAAAGCGTTGTAAAAAAATTAGAGTAGTAAGTCTTGCTGACATGTTGGCGCAAGCAATAAAACGCGTCAATGTAGAGGAATCTGTGAGCTCTATGTTTGCAGAATGA
- a CDS encoding helix-turn-helix domain-containing protein codes for MTTISNEAGDATMSLAESVTQSVQKYFAELKGTDPVDLYQFVLEEIETPLFRAVMEHCKYNQSRAAIMLGISRGTLRTKLRRYFDDKYVGTRD; via the coding sequence ATGACAACAATCAGTAATGAAGCTGGGGATGCAACAATGTCACTGGCAGAGAGTGTCACTCAATCAGTGCAGAAATATTTCGCCGAGCTCAAGGGAACTGATCCTGTTGATCTGTACCAATTTGTTCTTGAAGAGATTGAAACACCCTTGTTCCGTGCAGTTATGGAACATTGCAAATACAATCAATCACGTGCGGCAATAATGCTTGGCATAAGTCGCGGAACATTAAGAACAAAACTACGTCGCTATTTCGATGACAAATATGTTGGTACACGCGATTAA
- a CDS encoding YdgA family protein, translated as MKKFIGLVVILAVLVLGSYYGMGYLTEQKVRESLNFVNRSNGLAANIVEYDRGWFTSKANFDWRVHVPEQTIQNNGQTQTIPAKDYTVQMPVTIYHGPIIFSDQGVKFGLGYAHTDLDMPKEYVEQFNSLFTNQSTKPNIVIDFFVNYLGNSSIDMSVPAFKLFAKDGTATFEWFGMSTTTSVSSDLDKVGGNITIEGLAFKKDQVNTKMSSITSEYNLHRTDKGLFLGDASLSFPSFVVMDSDKKLFELGQFDIHSDSDIEDGLFSSHVKTSVEKIVANDKTYGPGNLEVAIRNLDADALARLNEQAQQVQQGTDAERQRAMLAMLPELPKLFSKGAEFEITEMNFVMPQGTVEGSLMVSLPKGEMGNPFELIQKIQGNGKLKVPAAVVKQLVTESIKQKMMSPQQNQQNDQQQGIAQQIQQPSNPDATAQAAAGSTDVSQQAVTLADKQLATLVQNGVLTQQGTDYVIEVSLNQGQLTINGKPYRPEMMKF; from the coding sequence ATGAAAAAATTCATAGGATTAGTGGTTATTTTAGCCGTTCTAGTCCTCGGTTCTTATTATGGTATGGGCTATCTTACTGAGCAAAAAGTGAGAGAAAGCCTCAATTTTGTGAATCGATCCAATGGGCTTGCTGCTAATATTGTGGAATATGATCGCGGTTGGTTTACTTCCAAAGCCAATTTCGACTGGCGCGTCCATGTTCCTGAGCAAACCATCCAAAATAATGGCCAAACTCAGACAATTCCTGCAAAAGATTATACAGTGCAGATGCCTGTTACCATTTATCATGGTCCAATAATCTTCTCCGATCAGGGTGTGAAATTTGGTCTTGGCTATGCTCATACTGATCTAGACATGCCCAAAGAATATGTTGAACAATTTAACAGCTTGTTTACTAATCAATCAACGAAGCCCAATATTGTTATCGACTTCTTTGTAAACTATCTTGGAAATAGCAGCATTGACATGTCTGTTCCTGCTTTCAAGTTATTCGCAAAAGATGGTACAGCAACTTTTGAATGGTTTGGTATGTCAACAACCACTAGTGTATCGTCTGACTTAGATAAAGTGGGTGGCAACATTACCATTGAAGGATTGGCATTTAAGAAAGATCAAGTCAATACGAAAATGTCTTCTATCACCAGCGAATATAATCTTCATAGAACCGATAAGGGATTATTTTTAGGTGATGCAAGTTTATCTTTCCCCTCGTTTGTTGTGATGGATAGTGATAAGAAATTGTTTGAATTAGGACAATTTGATATTCACTCTGATTCTGATATAGAGGATGGTCTATTCAGTTCACACGTTAAAACCTCCGTGGAAAAAATCGTTGCGAATGATAAGACTTATGGACCTGGAAATTTGGAAGTAGCTATTCGCAATCTTGATGCTGATGCCTTGGCCAGATTAAACGAACAAGCCCAACAAGTACAGCAAGGAACTGACGCGGAACGTCAGCGTGCTATGTTGGCTATGTTACCAGAACTGCCAAAGTTATTTAGCAAAGGTGCTGAATTTGAAATTACTGAAATGAATTTTGTAATGCCTCAAGGAACTGTTGAAGGTAGTTTAATGGTTTCTTTACCGAAGGGTGAAATGGGTAATCCATTTGAGTTAATACAGAAGATTCAAGGTAATGGTAAACTAAAAGTTCCAGCTGCAGTGGTTAAGCAATTAGTTACAGAATCTATCAAACAAAAGATGATGTCGCCTCAGCAAAATCAGCAAAATGATCAGCAACAAGGCATTGCTCAACAAATACAACAACCGAGCAATCCAGATGCTACTGCTCAGGCAGCTGCTGGTTCAACCGACGTTTCGCAACAGGCAGTGACTTTAGCTGACAAGCAATTGGCAACTTTAGTACAAAATGGAGTCTTGACTCAGCAAGGAACTGACTACGTCATTGAGGTGAGTTTAAATCAGGGTCAACTAACAATTAATGGTAAGCCATATCGCCCTGAAATGATGAAATTTTAA